gtgaaaacccatctctactaaaaatacaaaaattagctgggcgtgttgacacgtgcctgtagtcccagctacttgggaggctgaggcagaagaatcgcttgaacccaggaggcagaggttgtagtgagctgagatcatgccactgcactccagcctgggtgacagagtgagactcccgtcttgggaaaaacaaaaaaacaaaaaaaaactttctttggGCCAAGCCTCCACTGAGTGCCAGGGATACAGCAGCAACCTCAGACCCTACCCTCGGAGCTGACAGGGCCGGATCAACAATTGCATCAGTGAATTAAAAGGCACaggaggctgggcaccgtggctcacgcctgtaaacttttggaggccgagttgggaggatcgcttgagcccaggagttcgacaccagcctggataacatagaactccgtctcaaaaaaaaaaaaaaaccttcccgACTGGCTTCCCTGAGGAACGTGGCGTCCCAGTGAGACCGGATGGGTGAGGAGCAGCCGGCCTGTGAGTGGTGGGGAACCGCGTTCCTATCTCGGAGCTGAAGAAGCGTGGAAGATGATCTGGCCCAACATCTCTTTGTTCTCAGAGGAAGGGCCTTCCAAGACCGGGGAGGGGCCTGTGCGTGGGTCCCGGTCCGAAACGTGTCTGGGCTGCTGCGAGAGGCAGTCggtgaaggaagggaggggacatCCGAAGGGTGGCCCGGGAGGCCGGGCGATGGTGAGGAGGGCGCCTCCTCTCCACCAAATCCTCCCCATCCATGCGGGCTAGGGACAGACCCTCCCCCGCCCACCCTAGGCTGGAAAGTGAACGTTCTCTGCACCTCTCCCACCTACAGACTAAGTAGGGCACCCGGTTTCCGTGTCGGCTTCACCACTGACTCGGAATGGGATCTGCCTTTCTCTGAGTCTCgcttttcccatctgaaaaatggaacTTCCGATCCCGCACTCCCATCCCACTCTGGCCCCGGGACTCTGGGATACTTAGAGATTGGCTTTTGGTGGGGCGGCGACAGGACTGTGGCCATGAAGGCCAGGGAGTCTGGGTCCCCAACTCGGTCCCATTCCCTAGAGAGATTCGGGCAGCAACCGGCCCCACAATGCTCTTGAGAACTACACTTCGCCGATATGCAAAGGAGAGGAGGCGGTTCCTGCTCGTCTCCGACGAGGTGGGCCCGAGCAGGCCTGGGGACTACGACTCCCGGCGTGCTCCGCAGTCCAAAGCCGGAAGAGCGTGGACCCGGAACCGGATGTGGCTTGCGGCTCGGGTGGCTGAGCGCGCCGGGAAATGGTGAGATTGGCACCGTGTGCCGGAGATAGGGGCGTCTGGGGGTGGGGTCCCGGGTCTGCTCAGGAGCTGGGGCATGGGCACTTGGAACGGGGATTGCTCTCCCGCCCCCACTATTGTACGGACGACAACGCGGAGGCCTAGCATTCTCTCCCAGCCTAGAAACCGATCCCTAGTCAGCCCTCTACCATCTGTTGAATGGGAAGCTTAGACCGTGATCGGGCCGCGACGCCCCGCTTCCATTAGTGCGCCGAAATAGAGGGTCACTTCGTCAGCTGAGACCTCCCTTTTCTCCAGGCCACGGGGACAGACCAGGTGGTGGGACTCGGCCTCGTCGCCGTTAGCCTGATCATCTTCACCTACTACACCGCCTGGGTGATTCTCTTGGTATGTCATTCTCCCCGTCCGCTGCTCACCTTCCCCGAGCCCTGGTACCGCCAGAGCAACTACTATATAGGCTCTAGGCACGGCGCTGGCTTCATTGCCTGCCTCATCTCTTGAACTCTCCAGAACAACTCTATGAGGAAGATGCCAGTGGTAccgcattttatagatgagatagCTGAGGCTAGGGGAGAAGGATCTGGCCCAAGATTGCATCCTTAGCCGCTACACTTAAAACTCTGTTTCCGGCTTGCTTTGACTTTTGGGGGAGTTCTGTTCCTTCTGGGTTAGCCTGCTGACTCTTAGGCATGGCAAACGCCAGTGATATTTGTGAAGGCCTTtaggatatttttttcttgtgggaAAACTTGTTGGTTATTGCTTAAGAAGTGCAGTGTGTCTGGAAGTGCAGAACTTGGTATcctttagagaaaaaatattagtgAAGAAGCCCTGGAGGCCCAGGTTGGGAGTCAGTCGAGGATTCCTCAAGTACCATTTGCTAGGCTGTGAGGTGCCTTAGGGCAGGTCTCTTGTGCCCTGTTCTCTTGTCCCCACCACCAACCTATAGCAGGCACCAAAGCAAGTGCCCGGTAAATACCAATAAATTAAGGAAAGAAACAAACCACGACACCCAAATGCCGTAAtcttaaagaaaagcaaatgcaGTCCCAATCCTCTGAATGGGTCAGCCCCTTAGATGGAGGAGGTGGGACGTTTGGGCTTGGGGGCTCGGCAAGGCAAGCAAGACTCACCAGAGCTCTGCCCTCGATGCCAGCCATTCATCGACAGTCAGCATGTCATCCACAAGTATTTCCTGCCCCGAGCCTATGCTGTCGCCATCCCACTGGCTGCAGGCCTCCTGCTGCTCCTGTTTGTGGGTAAGTCATCACCTCCTCCCCTTGACCCTGGGCAGGGTTTCGGGAAGACCCCACCTCTGAACATGCTTCCACACTATGGCGGTGCTGGAAGCTGCTTGCCCTGAACTCACCCGTGGGGTTTTCCTGTTCATCCTTCGAGGCTGCCAGTCAGTAACCTCTGGGTTTCCTGGTGCCCCAGGCTTTTTGGACTCCAATGACCTGTCCATCTCTTTTCTGCCCCAACCCCATCATCACTCTGCTCACACCTCAGTCACCCTCTTGTCACCCTGGCTTCTAATTCCTGCACCTCTCTCTCTCATGGCTTCCTAGGGATGGGGACTGTGTCTCCATCATTACTGCACATCTAGAACAGGCTGTGGCACTGAGGCTGTGCTCAGAAAGTCATTTGGATGAGTCAGTCAACAGCCGGGTGCCtggatgatgggtggatggatgggtgggtgggtgaggtgTAGGAGGAGGTGGGTAGGTATGTAGGTGGACAGACAAGTGGTTGACCGGGTGATCGATAGATGGGTGGATCTTGTTCCCCTTGGAATCTGAAACACTAAATGCAGCATCTTGCTTGAGGCAGGCACTCAGTtggtgtttgttgagtgaatgtgaGTAGACATATGCCTTGACGAATGACTAGGGAGATAAGCAGGTTCCCTGGAGGATGGTTGGGTAGGTTCACAGCCCTGCGTGTGGGTGGCTCTGCTGTGTCATGCCGTGGCCTCCCAGCAGCCCTGAGCTTAGATCTTACGTGGCCTTTCTGGTCTGTGTATCCCAGGACTGTTCATCTCCTACGTGATGCTGAAGAGCAAGAGAGTGACCAAGAAGGCTCAGTGAAGGTCCCGCAGGGATGAGGCTGCCAGCCCCTTCTCTGCTTCCCCTCCAGCACAGGGACCAAGTGGGGGAGCCTGCAGAAcctgtccaggcacagtggctcctcaAGCCTGCCTGTCCTGCAGAGTCCCCATGGCATGGAGCTTACACCTGACTGACTGGAGCCCCCTCCCCGACTCCCACTTCCAGAAGCTAGGAGGGAGGGATACCTGGAAGACTCCGGTCACCTCCTTCTTGCTCAGGGCCTAAAAGATGCTGGTCCTCCCGACCTCACTCTCAGACTCCCTGCCACCTTTTCCCCTGGGTTCTGCCGTCTTGCCTCACTTCCCCTCCTGTCACATGCTGATGTTGGACTTAGCAGGTTCTAAGGCCACATGTGTGACCTCTCTGACTTCTCTTCTTCCACCAAGGCAGCTTTCCTTACCCTGACACAGCCCCAGACCCCACAAAGCCTTCTGGACCTGGAAAGCCTGGGGAAGGACTGACAGACCCCAGGACCAGCCCTGGGGCTCAGGGCAGCCACCCCGGGCTGCTGACCGACTGACCTCTCCTCACGGAGGCCCAGCCCCAAAGCCCCAGGGCTGGCCCATTTGGGACAGCTGACCAATAAACACTGATGGTGTGTTCGTCTCTGTGCCGTGTTTACCCAGGGTCGGGGCTGGAGCGGGCTGGGAGCGGTCTTGGGTCAGGAGATCCTGTACAGTAGGGGTGACTCGGGGGCCTTCTGCCCTGACCCTGTGCACTGGGGATAAAGCAGGGACTGGGACAGATGTGCTTCCTACCCAATGGAGCTCACAGCTGGGAGTCATTGGAGGCCCTGGCACCCCTCTGCCATGCCTCCCCTGTGCCAGCTTGGCCGGGTTGGATTTATTACTTTAGGGACCCTTGGGCCACTCCCCTAAAAACCCCACAGCCCAACTTAACGTGGCCCTGAGCAGTGAAGGCTGCTCTGTGTTCAGGTTGGCTGGActggcccagcccccagccttccAGCGGTCCCACCGTGCCTGGGCAGCTGGCTCTCCCATTTGCCACGGCACCTAGTGTAAGCCCCCATTCCTCAAACCCGGGACCCTCACTTTTCTTCCAGTTGGTGGAGGTATCTTCCTCATCACAGAGGAAAAAGGCCAACTGCAGACACTCGCCCTGTCCCCACCTGCTCCATGCTCTGTCCCCCAGTCCAGGCAGAACTGCACACTTGGGCTTTGGATCCTAAACCCCCAACTACTGTAGTGGGAGCCTGAGGTCACAGTTGGCCCCCCCTGTTGTGAGAAAGATCTCCATGGGATCCTCCCATTGTTCCCTGAGTGTGCTCTGGATCCCACTTACGGGCCCTCCGTCAATCCAGTCGTCCCCACTAAGTATCTCCCTCTGTCCATTTCACCACCAAGCTTCCCCAAAGGGGGTCCGCATCTGTCTCCTGCATTTCTTCACCTCCTGCCGCACTCAGCATCTGTCCCCATCTCTCCAGGCAGGCTGCAGCCACTGAGGCCACCAGCGGtgtccactcttttttttttttttaatttttctttgtgacaaagttttgctcttgttgcccaggctggagtgcaatggtgtgatctcggctcactgcaacctccacctcccgagttcaagtgattctcctgcctcagcctcccaagtagctgggattacaggcatgtgccaccacacccagctaattttgtatttttagtagagacagggtttctccatgttggtcaggctggtcttgaactctcgacctcaggctatccgcctgcctcggccccccaaagtgctgggattacaggcatgagccaccgtgcccagttgaTGTCCACTCTTTAAATCCAAAGGATGTTTGCTTGACTCTCAGCTGCATTTGGCCTGTGACATCCCCTGATCCACTGTCAGCCGCTTTCTTGATGTCTGTGATGAccattctgtttgtttgtttttggcagagtttcgctctgttgcccaggctggagtgcagtggcacgatcttggctcactgcaacctctgcctcctgggttcaagtgatcctcctgcttcagtctcccgagtagctgggattacaggcgcctgccaccacgcccagctaattttttgtatttttagtagagatggggttttgccatgttggccaggctggtctcaaactcctgacctcaggtgatctgcctgcctcagcctcccaaaatgctgggattacaggcatgagccaccacgcccggctgtgaTGATCATTCTGCTATTTGATGTCTCACTCATGCCgtcttctgccatgtgatgcTGGGCTCCTCAGGGTTGTGTCACAAGCCGTCTCACCCTCGCCAGGCTCACCTCTGGCCCGATGCACTGCACATGGCCCAGCTGCCCACCTGACATCCTCATCGGATGCCATGGTGGGAAACTCAAATGCATCCTCTCATGAGCTGAATTCTCAGACTTCTCCCAAATCTGGCTGTCCCCCTCATGCCCTGCCCCCTCTAG
This portion of the Pan troglodytes isolate AG18354 chromosome 11, NHGRI_mPanTro3-v2.0_pri, whole genome shotgun sequence genome encodes:
- the DPM2 gene encoding dolichol phosphate-mannose biosynthesis regulatory protein, which codes for MATGTDQVVGLGLVAVSLIIFTYYTAWVILLPFIDSQHVIHKYFLPRAYAVAIPLAAGLLLLLFVGLFISYVMLKSKRVTKKAQ